A segment of the Carassius auratus strain Wakin unplaced genomic scaffold, ASM336829v1 scaf_tig00018167, whole genome shotgun sequence genome:
GCGTGGTGCCCTTAAACACACCCGCCCTGAGCGCCAGATCCTCCGCCGGGTCCCACGACCGGCTCAGGACGGGAACAGACGACTCCAGCGGGAACTGAGCCAGCGGCCCGTACGGAGATCTCTTCCCTCGGCTGCTGTTCCTCCGGCTGACAGCAGGGGCGATGTGGGCGACGGGAAGAGGTACCCGTTATAATGAGCTCCGTTTCCAGCGTGCCGCCGCTGAGGCACTTCTTACTGCTGAGGTGTGAGCTGTAGGAGCCCGAGTGACTGAAACGCTTCTTACAGCTCGAGCATTCGTACGGCTTCTCACCTGCGGAGAAACACAGATATTTAACATCATCGACTTTGGCATGAGGTGTGGAATTCCGTGATGAATCTGTCGCAGGAATGTTCTGGTCACGATTCCTATGGAAGCCCCAATTCAGCCTCAAAATCATGCCATGATTAttaaaaaattgaaattattatCATGCAACTCTTTATGTCATAATTTGGATTTCTAATCTCATAATTATGGCTTTTCGTCATGTTTAAGATTTGATAAAACATGATGTTTTTAAGCTTGTAAATCTGACTTGTGTCAATTGTTATTTACCAAAGCATGAATGCTTTCAAAACAATTTGTTTTTCTAATGTGGCAGAAATTGATTTCCACACATTTCACTCCTATTTCAACTGTGTATCGTTTATTTGAACTATTTATGTAACTTAAGATTTATTGTTAAATATCTtgaattatgcattattattattattattatgacaataAATGTAACCccctaacataaataaataaatagttagtGTCTGGACAgggtaattttttacattatatttttaggCAATTGAGGGTAATTTTCGAtactttaaaaatacttttttggacattttcgttactttaaaaaaaataatttggacaGTCCGTTGGCAATCAGGGTCatttacattactttaaaaaatacaaatgtttttctGGGACATTCTTTTTTAGGCGACATCAtttagggtgaaatatgactTGGGCATTTCTTGGCGAGATTTCTTTTGAAGTATCGTTTGAATCCACATTGCTTGAAGCGAATCTTCTACCGCTGTGAATGCCGCAGGTGCTCTTTGAGGTGATGCTTGTATTTAAAAGCCTTTCCACACTGATTACACTTGAACTTCCTGTTCTCCGAACCGGACTCGGACATGGGGCTCTGGAACAAGACGTGCAATGATCAGCATGTTGTGTTTCTGTATGCGCCTGGTTTGATCGGATGTCAGTACCTTTTGGTGCGTCTGGCTGTGGAGGGTTAAGTGATGCTCCATCTGAGCGCGGTGCGGTGTACTGTATCCACACAGAGGACACACACTGTCTCCTCCATCCCTGTCCTGACAGAACTTCACATGTTCCCGCAGAGACGCCTGAACACCGTCTGTACACCCCGAAAGAGAAATCAGATTCCAGTCATCTCTACATGGAGAAACAGTCAAGAATTCAGTTTtacattagaaagaaagaattcAAACAGGTTTGACATCCCAGGGAACAAGTTTAGGTTACATGTTTCAATCGTTCAAATGTCCAGTTTTGTTGTCGCAagtataacattatttaaaggttacaacaTTCTATTGACGTTACTTTCACCTAAGATAAAACGTTATTTGAacgtttatttaatgttttctaaaaaacaatgaacgTCCAGTTTCTTGTTGTGATTGTAACATTATCTAAAGGTTACAAAACGATTGTTACAACATTGTTACAAGCattattttaacccaaaatgtAACATTATGTGAACTTGTATTTTAGTATTCTAAGAACGTTATAATGTCATAAAATGTcagttaaagaaacatttcttagaaTGTTCTACTAACGTTATTTTATCAACATGTAAAGTTTTTTTCCTAAAAATGGTTAACGTACATTTTTCTTGTCATGATTTGAACATTATTTGAAGGTTACAAAACATTCTACTTATATTATTTTCACACacaaattttgtttaaatgttcgTTATTACTTGTGTATGATTGTAACAATGTCCAGTTTTCTTTTTATGATTctaacattatataaaggttcTTACAACATTCTACTAACataatttttacacaaaatataacgttttttgaacatttatttttattgtataaaaatattaaaatgtcaagcattctgattgtaatgttatttaaaggCTACGGAAACATTTCTTAGAACATTCTACtaacattatttttatacagatgtaacattttgaacatttatttaaaattttcaaaGAACGCTAAGACGTACATTTTTCTACTGTGACTGTAACGTTATTTAAAGTTTAAGAAAATGATTCTTAGAACATTCTActaatgttattttttacagaaaataacgttatttgagcatttattttaaattttataaaacattaaaatgttttcttgtcatgATTGTAACATTATCTTAAGGCTACAAACGATTGTTACAACATtgtacaaacattatttttacccaaaatgtaatgttatatgaacttttattttcaattttctaagactgttaaaatgtaaaatgttttcttgatgtgattg
Coding sequences within it:
- the LOC113075971 gene encoding zinc finger E-box-binding homeobox 1-like, coding for MDGAPHFDTVVQLRKVSRLQQHNGVVSSYHLDDAQGEMSPVCWSPGEHESPEGKDGVQASLREHVKFCQDRDGGDSVCPLCGYSTPHRAQMEHHLTLHSQTHQKSPMSESGSENRKFKCNQCGKAFKYKHHLKEHLRHSQRNRDQNIPATDSSRNSTPHAKVDDVKYLCFSAGEKPYECSSCKKRFSHSGSYSSHLSSKKCLSGGTLETELIITGTSSRRPHRPCCQPEEQQPREEISVRAAGSVPAGVVCSRPEPVVGPGGGSGAQGG